A section of the Phaseolus vulgaris cultivar G19833 chromosome 8, P. vulgaris v2.0, whole genome shotgun sequence genome encodes:
- the LOC137824659 gene encoding DNA polymerase delta small subunit-like — protein MRYVSDFLVQDVLDAGLPPQIEFPLKSGEDKYVVLVSGLRVGSSTSNSLWFQLFIDHITAHLGDEKDFAKVFETIRKLDILLSQIAAGLPLDIMSGHSDPANFSLPQQSLHGCLFPGSSTYNTFSSCTNPHCFELDNVRFLGTSGQNVDDLENYSDAKDKLEFMERTLRWRHLASTAPNILGCFPYTERDPFFIESCPHVYFVGNQDKFETHHKGYFYSKINIAVAEIKVTLLLLYDPQF, from the exons ATGAGGTATGTGAGTGATTTTTTGGTTCAGGATGTACTAGATGCTGGCTTACCCCCACAGATAGAATTTCCCCTTAAATCAG GGGAAGACAAATACGTTGTTCTTGTGTCAGGTTTAAGGGTTGGGAGCAGCACCTCTAATTCTCTTTGGTTTCAGCTTTTCATTGATCATATCACAGCGCATTTAGGAGATGAGAAG GATTTTGCAAAAGTGTTTGAGACAATAAGGAAGCTAGACATTCTGTTGAGTCAG ATAGCTGCTGGTTTGCCTTTGGATATCATGTCAGGACACAGTGACCCTGCTAATTTCTCATTGCCACAACAG TCATTGCATGGATGCCTTTTCCCTGGGTCTTCCACATATAATACTTTTAGCTCTTGTACAAATCCTCATTGTTTTGAGCTTGATAATGTCAG GTTTCTTGGGACATCGGGTCAAAATGTAGATGATCTTGAGAATTATTCGGATGCAAAAGATAAACTTGAATTCATGGAAAGGACATTAAGGTGGAGGCATTTAGCATCCACTGCACCTAATATTCTTG GGTGCTTTCCTTATACTGAGAGGGATCCTTTCTTCATTGAGAGCTGTCCTCACGTTTACTTTGTTGGAAATCAAGATAAATTTGAAACTCATCATAAAGggtatttttattctaaaatcaatATTGCAGTTGCAGAAATAAAAGTTACTTTGTTGCTGTTGTACGATCCCCAGTTTTAG